A window of the Helianthus annuus cultivar XRQ/B chromosome 4, HanXRQr2.0-SUNRISE, whole genome shotgun sequence genome harbors these coding sequences:
- the LOC110933794 gene encoding proline-rich receptor-like protein kinase PERK14, with protein MEMDDDPDPEMQTGTPGHPISISSGSPFQGSPYCGPDSFQEKWATYDWYFTPSYHSSPAQPPLDEPQLQAVSPPPLPVEEPPQPPPEPPRQRRNARMSVRGGPRFSSPQGSSSYPPIPEDPQMGGPSNAAPEVDPPPASSAPP; from the coding sequence ATGGAGATGGACGATGATCCAGATCCGGAAATGCAGACCGGAACGCCGGGCCACCCAATAAGCATTTCAAGTGGATCTCCATTTCAGGGATCACCATACTGTGGGCCCGATTCGTTTCAGGAGAAATGGGCCACCTATGATTGGTACTTTACTCCATCGTATCATAGCTCACCAGCTCAACCTCCCTTGGATGAGCCCCAGCTTCAGGCAGTTTCACCTCCACCACTTCCTGTTGAGGAGCCACCTCAGCCACCTCCCGAGCCTCCGAGGCAAAGGAGGAACGCACGTATGTCAGTGCGAGGAGGACCTCGTTTTAGTTCTCCACAGGGTTCGAGTTCTTACCCTCCTATTCCAGAGGACCCCCAAATGGGTGGGCCGTCGAACGCGGCACCGGAGGTTGATCCTCCGCCAGCTTCTTCTGCACCACCTTAG